A single genomic interval of uncultured Pseudodesulfovibrio sp. harbors:
- a CDS encoding RNA methyltransferase: MLDDLAVVLFRPKYPENVGSAARACLNMGVENLILVQPRDFDLDKARPLATAHAKHILEQARIVETLPEAVEGFTAVYGTTARTGGWRKGIMSPTTLAGVVDDRLRSGGKVAIVFGPEDKGLTNEETSICSGLMTIPTSREGTSLNLSQAVLLVLYECFKKSLDKPFKPDGPPEERPTTIQEQEAMFDNLQETLLAVDFLKEDNPDYWMLPVRRFFSKINLKRNEFNLLMGVCRQVQWFVNKYGPDKK; encoded by the coding sequence ATGCTTGACGATCTCGCCGTGGTTCTGTTTCGACCCAAATACCCTGAAAACGTAGGCAGCGCCGCCCGCGCCTGCCTGAACATGGGCGTTGAAAACCTCATTCTGGTCCAGCCCCGGGATTTCGATCTCGACAAGGCCCGCCCGCTTGCCACGGCCCACGCCAAACACATTCTTGAACAGGCCCGCATAGTGGAAACCCTGCCCGAGGCCGTGGAAGGCTTTACCGCAGTATATGGAACCACTGCCAGGACCGGCGGTTGGCGCAAGGGCATCATGAGCCCGACCACCCTTGCCGGGGTCGTGGACGACCGTCTCCGCTCCGGCGGCAAGGTCGCCATCGTATTCGGCCCCGAAGACAAAGGGCTGACCAACGAGGAGACCTCCATCTGTTCCGGACTCATGACCATCCCCACGAGCCGCGAGGGCACATCCCTGAACCTGTCGCAGGCCGTGCTGCTCGTCTTGTACGAATGCTTCAAGAAGTCACTGGACAAACCGTTCAAGCCGGACGGCCCGCCCGAGGAACGGCCCACCACCATTCAGGAGCAGGAGGCCATGTTCGACAACCTTCAGGAAACCCTGCTTGCCGTGGATTTTCTCAAGGAAGACAACCCCGACTACTGGATGCTTCCGGTTCGGCGGTTCTTCTCCAAGATCAACCTGAAGCGAAATGAATTCAATCTGCTGATGGGCGTGTGCCGTCAGGTGCAATGGTTCGTCAACAAATACGGGCCGGACAAGAAATAA
- a CDS encoding transporter substrate-binding domain-containing protein, whose amino-acid sequence MLKKAFFYLTILIGYILVFPVQAGDTILLSVGEWPPYFSQEFKYGGVGSRIVTQAFALEGITVKYDYMPWKRSLDSVPAGSHKGSVGWRKTPEREKLFSYTDSLFNSEVVFFHRMGTRFDWQEVDDVGHLKIGVTLGYLAEKDLGPVTRRNGGKLDVAPTDVNNLLKLIDGRIDIFPCSKEVCYYLLRTQFLPGAADQISHHPKPLYSSGLHILFAKNDPEAPKLIKAFNRGLKRLRESGRYAQYLEESLRGEYAPR is encoded by the coding sequence GTGCTGAAAAAAGCGTTCTTCTATCTGACAATACTCATCGGCTACATTCTTGTTTTCCCAGTTCAAGCCGGTGACACCATCCTCTTGAGTGTGGGAGAATGGCCACCATATTTCTCTCAGGAATTCAAATACGGCGGCGTAGGCTCCCGTATCGTCACCCAAGCGTTTGCCTTGGAAGGCATTACAGTAAAATATGACTACATGCCGTGGAAACGGAGCCTTGATTCGGTTCCGGCTGGCAGTCACAAAGGGTCGGTCGGCTGGCGAAAAACACCGGAAAGGGAAAAGCTGTTCAGCTATACGGATTCACTTTTCAACTCGGAAGTGGTCTTCTTTCACCGCATGGGCACCCGATTCGACTGGCAGGAAGTCGACGACGTGGGACACCTGAAAATAGGCGTCACCCTTGGCTATCTCGCGGAAAAGGACCTCGGCCCGGTAACCCGGCGAAACGGTGGCAAGCTTGACGTGGCTCCGACTGATGTCAACAACCTGCTCAAACTCATTGATGGACGCATAGACATCTTCCCGTGTTCGAAAGAGGTCTGCTACTACCTGCTCAGGACGCAGTTCCTGCCCGGAGCCGCGGACCAGATCAGCCACCATCCGAAACCGCTCTATTCCAGCGGACTGCACATATTGTTCGCCAAAAATGACCCCGAAGCCCCCAAGCTCATAAAGGCTTTCAACCGGGGTCTGAAACGGCTTCGGGAAAGCGGAAGGTATGCCCAATATCTCGAAGAATCCCTGCGCGGAGAATATGCTCCGCGATAA
- a CDS encoding transporter substrate-binding domain-containing protein, with product MLKKLFILMAAIGFVLSAASVNAEQTVILSNGEYPPFFSQSLQNNGIGSHIIREAFALEGISVEYEYMPWKRALTMTRDGYYDGAVGFRTSPKREETFFVSDPVLHIETVVFHRMGDQFDWKKLEDLASLKIGATNGYLIIDILKPLVKQHGGKLDIALTDIINMKKLLAGRIDIFPCEKKVGLHLLRTHFTPEQMQQISFHPKPLLDNKLHVLFSRNKASGSQLRESFNRGLKKLREKESYAQHLEECYTHEAIP from the coding sequence ATGCTCAAAAAACTTTTCATACTTATGGCTGCCATAGGCTTCGTGCTCAGCGCAGCTTCCGTCAACGCGGAACAAACCGTCATCTTGAGCAACGGTGAATATCCTCCCTTTTTTTCCCAGTCTCTTCAAAATAACGGCATAGGATCGCACATCATTCGGGAGGCCTTTGCCTTGGAAGGAATCTCGGTGGAATACGAATACATGCCGTGGAAACGGGCCCTGACCATGACCCGCGACGGGTATTACGACGGTGCTGTCGGATTTCGAACAAGTCCGAAACGGGAAGAAACCTTCTTCGTGAGCGATCCGGTACTGCACATCGAAACGGTCGTTTTTCACCGCATGGGAGACCAGTTCGACTGGAAAAAGCTGGAAGATCTGGCATCCCTGAAAATCGGTGCGACCAACGGCTACCTCATCATCGACATACTCAAGCCACTGGTGAAGCAACATGGCGGCAAATTGGACATTGCCCTGACCGACATCATCAACATGAAAAAACTGCTTGCCGGACGCATCGACATTTTCCCTTGTGAGAAGAAAGTCGGACTGCACCTCCTCAGGACCCATTTCACTCCCGAACAGATGCAACAGATATCCTTTCACCCCAAGCCGCTTCTCGACAACAAGCTTCATGTGCTCTTCTCCAGAAACAAGGCGAGTGGAAGCCAGTTACGCGAGAGCTTCAACCGGGGACTGAAAAAACTCCGGGAAAAAGAGAGCTATGCCCAACATCTTGAGGAGTGCTACACTCACGAAGCCATTCCATGA
- a CDS encoding TAXI family TRAP transporter solute-binding subunit, with product MKRILTLVLAIAVVFGMSYTAQAKKRYVFGGGPAGGTFQVVANGIQVFGPIKNNPDFSIKAQSSGGSVENLRTTNAGRVAFSTVYAGHVFLGRNGQMKNDPNKYENVMVVGYLYGAPAQLVVRKGSGIKSTKDLEGKRVGVGNAGSGAFANCELFFSHMGVWDKIQRNAMGYNDAAQAFGNEQLDAFWLFTAFPSGAVIMAAQTNDIDLVDLAADAEASGYFKKYPYFGHLAVPAGTYRGVDHDTPSFFDSALLVANAKVNPDHVYELCKAVWSPAGLKHMLEQKKTFKDMSVANGLKGVNPEFLPVHPGAAKFWKEQGVLK from the coding sequence ATGAAACGAATTCTGACCTTAGTCCTGGCTATTGCCGTGGTTTTCGGCATGTCATACACCGCTCAGGCTAAAAAACGTTATGTCTTCGGCGGTGGTCCTGCCGGCGGCACCTTTCAGGTGGTCGCCAACGGTATCCAGGTCTTCGGCCCCATCAAGAACAATCCCGATTTCAGCATCAAGGCGCAGTCTTCCGGCGGTTCCGTCGAAAACCTGCGTACCACCAACGCCGGTCGCGTGGCTTTTTCCACGGTGTATGCCGGTCACGTTTTCCTCGGCCGCAATGGGCAGATGAAGAACGATCCCAACAAGTATGAAAACGTCATGGTCGTGGGGTACCTGTACGGTGCTCCGGCCCAGCTCGTGGTCCGCAAGGGCTCGGGCATCAAGTCCACCAAGGACCTTGAAGGCAAGCGGGTCGGTGTCGGCAATGCCGGTTCCGGCGCATTCGCCAACTGTGAACTGTTCTTCTCGCACATGGGCGTGTGGGACAAGATCCAGCGGAACGCCATGGGGTACAATGACGCGGCTCAGGCCTTCGGCAATGAGCAGCTCGACGCCTTCTGGCTGTTCACCGCGTTCCCGTCCGGTGCCGTCATCATGGCTGCCCAGACCAACGACATCGATCTGGTCGACCTCGCTGCTGATGCCGAGGCTTCCGGCTACTTCAAGAAATATCCTTACTTCGGTCATCTTGCCGTTCCCGCCGGAACCTATCGCGGTGTGGACCATGACACCCCGTCATTCTTTGACTCCGCTCTGCTGGTTGCCAATGCCAAGGTCAACCCGGATCATGTGTATGAACTCTGCAAGGCCGTCTGGTCCCCCGCAGGTCTCAAGCACATGCTGGAGCAGAAGAAGACCTTCAAGGACATGTCCGTTGCCAACGGTCTCAAAGGCGTGAACCCCGAGTTCCTGCCTGTGCACCCCGGCGCGGCAAAGTTCTGGAAGGAGCAGGGCGTTCTCAAGTAG
- a CDS encoding TRAP transporter fused permease subunit: protein MYEKLHKFEQYLFDFLSVMMVLFYSWSAIFEPAATQYHRGIYVIITYVLVFLIYQSKHLIFRIFDYILMGASVVTIGYWITNFEAINYRTGIETDLDKWMAMVGVLLGVELARRVVGNVFVIIGVAMLLFGMYGEHMPELVAHAGATFPELCTSIFYRSDGVFGIMANVLATYILLFVLFGAFLERCGAQRFFIDFPLAAVGHKVGGPAKVSVIASGLFGSISGSAIANTVSTGSFTIPMMKKAGFKPHVAGGIEPAASIGGMFMPPIMGAGGFIMAEMTGLPYSHIMLVAIFPALMYFFSVFVMVHFEAKKENVVGERYKYSAMQIFKKEWLYTLPLIFITIFMLAGYSPGYSAIVGLATCIGLSFKDEGNRIDPTLLAVMSFMVLCPWLVKLVGVVGGKEATEAVKPFLSGRILLVYGIVASAVIFFLRRQTLGGMKGEMGEFVKAARMGTINSLKIGATVGVIGIIIGVLTYSGLVLTFADIVIELAHGNLVMTILLIALASLILGMGVPVTAAYLITAVVAVPALTHLGVNEVAAHMIVYWLSQDSNITPPVCIAAFAGATIAKANMWKTAFTSFKFAKFLYLAPFMFAYIPAFSLNASPMNIAMWFSVITVTVFMYSWFLSGIWFRPLKRMMAGSLA, encoded by the coding sequence ATGTACGAGAAATTACACAAATTCGAGCAATATCTTTTTGATTTCCTGTCGGTGATGATGGTCCTGTTCTATTCATGGTCCGCCATCTTCGAACCGGCAGCCACCCAGTATCACCGGGGCATTTACGTCATCATCACGTATGTCCTCGTTTTTCTTATCTACCAGTCGAAGCACCTGATCTTCAGGATATTCGATTATATCCTCATGGGGGCCTCGGTGGTCACCATCGGGTATTGGATCACGAATTTCGAAGCCATCAACTACCGGACCGGCATTGAGACCGATTTGGACAAGTGGATGGCCATGGTCGGCGTCCTGCTCGGCGTGGAACTCGCCCGCCGTGTGGTGGGCAACGTCTTCGTCATCATCGGCGTGGCCATGCTGTTGTTCGGCATGTACGGCGAACACATGCCCGAGCTTGTCGCCCATGCGGGCGCGACCTTCCCGGAACTCTGCACGTCCATCTTCTACCGTTCCGACGGCGTGTTCGGCATCATGGCGAACGTCCTTGCCACCTATATTCTGCTCTTCGTGCTGTTCGGCGCGTTTCTGGAGCGGTGCGGCGCGCAGCGGTTTTTCATCGATTTCCCGCTGGCAGCAGTGGGGCACAAGGTCGGCGGTCCGGCCAAGGTGTCGGTCATCGCATCCGGACTGTTCGGGTCCATCTCGGGTTCGGCCATCGCCAACACCGTGTCCACCGGCTCTTTCACCATTCCGATGATGAAAAAGGCCGGGTTCAAGCCCCATGTGGCAGGCGGCATCGAACCAGCGGCATCCATCGGCGGCATGTTCATGCCCCCGATCATGGGCGCGGGCGGCTTCATCATGGCGGAAATGACGGGGCTGCCGTATTCGCATATCATGCTGGTCGCCATCTTTCCGGCGCTCATGTATTTCTTCTCGGTTTTCGTGATGGTTCATTTCGAAGCCAAGAAGGAGAACGTGGTCGGTGAGCGGTACAAGTACAGCGCCATGCAGATATTCAAGAAGGAGTGGCTCTACACCCTGCCGCTCATTTTCATCACCATCTTCATGCTCGCGGGCTATTCCCCGGGCTATTCGGCCATTGTCGGCCTCGCCACCTGCATCGGCCTGTCGTTCAAGGACGAGGGAAACCGAATCGACCCGACCCTGCTCGCGGTCATGAGCTTCATGGTCCTATGTCCGTGGCTGGTCAAGCTTGTCGGTGTCGTGGGCGGCAAGGAAGCCACTGAAGCGGTCAAGCCGTTCCTCTCAGGTCGTATCCTGCTAGTTTACGGCATTGTCGCCTCGGCGGTCATTTTCTTTCTTCGCAGGCAGACGCTGGGCGGCATGAAAGGAGAAATGGGCGAATTCGTGAAGGCTGCACGCATGGGCACCATCAACTCGCTCAAGATCGGCGCGACCGTCGGCGTCATCGGCATCATCATCGGCGTGCTGACGTATTCCGGTCTGGTGCTCACCTTTGCCGACATCGTCATCGAGCTGGCCCACGGCAATCTCGTCATGACCATCCTGCTCATCGCGCTGGCTTCGCTCATCCTCGGCATGGGCGTGCCGGTTACCGCGGCCTATCTCATTACGGCTGTGGTCGCGGTCCCGGCCCTGACGCATCTGGGCGTCAACGAGGTTGCGGCGCACATGATCGTGTACTGGCTGTCGCAGGATTCCAACATCACGCCGCCGGTCTGCATCGCGGCTTTCGCCGGTGCGACCATTGCCAAGGCGAATATGTGGAAAACGGCGTTCACTTCATTCAAGTTCGCCAAGTTCCTGTACCTCGCCCCGTTCATGTTCGCGTACATCCCGGCCTTCTCGCTGAATGCATCGCCCATGAATATCGCCATGTGGTTCAGTGTCATAACCGTGACTGTGTTCATGTACTCATGGTTCCTCAGCGGAATCTGGTTCAGGCCGTTGAAGCGGATGATGGCAGGCTCGCTGGCGTAA
- a CDS encoding CreA family protein, with amino-acid sequence MRSPDFFKKKRRSSFAQFSRVLVLAFLMCAVVPSPVASEVIGTVDTVFHMFTRDDDIVVEAFDDPDVSGVTCYLSRARKGGVKGMIGVAEDTSDASIECIATGPVKLSDRVKSGKKDGDVVFKKGTSLIFKSLQVVRFYDKKRDVLVYLVYSDRVVEGSPKNSVTCVKVK; translated from the coding sequence ATGAGATCTCCAGATTTTTTCAAGAAGAAGCGGCGTTCGTCTTTCGCGCAGTTTTCACGCGTGCTGGTCCTTGCCTTCCTGATGTGTGCAGTGGTTCCTTCTCCGGTTGCATCCGAGGTTATCGGAACCGTGGACACTGTTTTTCATATGTTTACCCGTGACGATGATATCGTGGTGGAGGCCTTTGACGATCCTGACGTATCAGGTGTGACCTGCTACTTGAGCCGTGCGCGCAAGGGCGGTGTCAAAGGCATGATCGGCGTTGCCGAGGATACTTCCGATGCCTCCATCGAGTGTATCGCCACCGGTCCGGTCAAGCTTTCCGACCGGGTCAAAAGCGGCAAGAAGGATGGCGATGTCGTCTTCAAGAAGGGGACGTCGCTGATATTCAAGTCGTTGCAGGTGGTGCGGTTTTACGACAAGAAACGCGACGTCCTTGTCTACCTCGTGTACAGTGACCGGGTTGTCGAGGGTTCGCCCAAGAACAGCGTGACGTGTGTGAAGGTGAAATAA